From a single Sander vitreus isolate 19-12246 chromosome 4, sanVit1, whole genome shotgun sequence genomic region:
- the sumf1 gene encoding formylglycine-generating enzyme produces the protein MVSCLALFFIVGCVNDVLCIQGSCGAQSEPAAPQGAAGCGCENLKRAAAVEPMEDSTAAADPADKYLRGANERPPEAQGDETKIQSQMVLISGGEFLMGTDNPGIPADGEGPQRLVHVDSFYMDIQEVTNQQFQSFVNATGYISEAEKFGDSFVFEGILSKSVKNQITQAVAAAPWWLPVKGANWRHPDGPDSNITDRLDHPVLHVSWADAVTYCTWANRRLPTEAEWEYACRGGLEDRLYPWGNKLNPKGQHYANLWQGDFPHHNSAEDGYIKTSPVMSFPANGFGLYDMVGNAWEWTSDWWNVHHTTDPQHNPTGPPSGTDKVKKGGSYMCHKSYCYRYRCAARSQNTPDSAASNLGFRCVSPRAPLT, from the exons ATGGTGAGCTGTTTAGCCTTGTTTTTCATCGTTGGTTGTGTGAACGATGTGTTGTGTATTCAGGGTTCATGCGGGGCTCAGTCAGAACCCGCCGCCCCGCAGGGAGCAGCCGGCTGCGGCTGTGAGAACCTGAAGAGAGCCGCTGCTGTGGAGCCTATGGAGGACAGCACAGCTGCTGCAGACCCAGCTGACAAATACTTAAGAGGCGCCAATGAGAGGCCGCCTGAGGCTCAGGGAGATGAGACGAAAATACAAAGTCAG ATGGTGCTGATTTCTGGAGGAGAGTTCCTGATGGGAACGGACAACCCAGGTATTCCTGCAGATGGCGAGGGCCCTCAGAGGCTGGTGCATGTGGACTCCTTCTATATGGACATCCAGGAAGTCACTAACCAACAGTTCCAGAGCTTTGTCAATGCCACAGGATACATTAGCGAG GCAGAGAAATTTGGTGACTCATTTGTATTCGAGGGGATTTTGAGCAAGAGTGTGAAAAACCAAATCACCCAAGCA GTGGctgctgccccctggtggcttcCAGTCAAAGGGGCCAACTGGAGACACCCTGATGGTCCAGACTCTAACATCACAGATAG GCTGGACCATCCTGTTCTACATGTGTCCTGGGCAGATGCAGTCACCTACTGCACCTGGGCTAACAGGAGACTTCCCACAGAGGCAGAATGGGAGTATGCCTGCAGGGGCGGCCTTGAAGACAG ACTTTACCCCTGGGGAAACAAGTTGAACCCGAAAGGGCAACACTACGCCAACCTCTGGCAGGGGGATTTCCCCCACCATAACTCTGCAGAGGATGGATACATCAAAACTTCACCG GTGATGTCCTTTCCTGCCAATGGTTTTGGTCTGTATGACATGGTGGGGAATGCCTGGGAATGGACCTCAGACTGGTGGAATGTGCATCACACCACAGACCCGCAACACAACCCA ACTGGTCCTCCATCGGGCACAGACAAGGTGAAGAAGGGAGGGTCATACATGTGCCACAAG